A portion of the Malania oleifera isolate guangnan ecotype guangnan chromosome 3, ASM2987363v1, whole genome shotgun sequence genome contains these proteins:
- the LOC131150857 gene encoding chorismate mutase 2-like, with the protein MANNCRSDFLWRLPILLLFVTAMVEEAACDSATSFTLDSIRDSLVRQEDTIIFSLIERAKFPLNSAAYTESFLKVSKFSGSIVQYIIQGSEALQAKVGRYENPEEVAFFPANLPPSAVHHNFTKILYPAAAGVSINKNISDIYFNQLLPLFVAEGDDGNYGQTTAADLACLQALSRRIHDGRIVAELKYTGSPQDYETAIRNKDINALMKLLTVASLEEIVKKRVEKKAMVFAQEVTLDDNKNNTTNKYKVDPSIVRDLYEKWVIPLTKDVEIEYLLHRLD; encoded by the exons ATGGCTAACAACTGTCGTTCCGATTTTCTATGGCGATTGCCAATATTATTGCTATTTGTCACCGCTATG GTGGAGGAAGCAGCATGTGATTCAGCAACCTCATTTACACTGGACTCCATAAGAGACTCTTTGGTGAGGCAAGAAGACACCATCATCTTCAGCCTTATAGAGAGAGCCAAATTCCCTCTTAATTCTGCAGCCTACACTGAATCTTTTCTgaaagtttccaaattttctGGGTCTATTGTTCAGTATATTATTCAGGGATCAGAGGCTCTTCAGGCCAAG GTTGGGAGATATGAAAACCCAGAAGAAGTTGCCTTCTTCCCAGCTAATCTACCGCCATCAGCGGTGCACCACAACTTTACCAAA ATTTTGTATCCTGCAGCTGCGGGGGTCAGCATAAACAAGAACATATCAGATATTTATTTCAACCAGCTGCTTCCACTTTTTGTGGCAGAAGGAGATGATGGTAACTATGGTCAAACTACAGCCGCTGATCTTGCTTGTTTGCAG GCTCTCTCTAGAAGAATTCATGATGGGAGAATTGTGGCAGAGCTTAAGTACACAGGTTCTCCCCAAGACTATGAGACTGCAATTCGCAATAAG GATATAAATGCTTTAATGAAGCTATTAACTGTGGCGAGTCTCGAAGAGATAGTGAAGAAAAGGGTTGAGAAGAAAGCCATGGTGTTTGCGCAAGAGGTGACCCTTGATGAcaacaaaaacaatacaaccaaCAAGTACAAAGTTGATCCATCGATTGTTCGTGACCTTTACGAAAAGTGGGTGATACCTCTCACAAAGGATGTTGAGATTGAGTACCTCCTTCACCGCCTTGATTAA